The nucleotide sequence CAAGTACTTTCACTTCCCTTCCTAAAATATCGTAAACTCGTAATTGCACTAAAGTCCCTCCTTTGAAGGGATTTAGGGAGGCCGGTATTGTAAATTTTATTTTTGTTGTTGGATTAAACGGATTGGGATAATTTTGAGATAGAGAAAACTCAGTCGGCAAATCCATTTCGTCTTCAACATTATTCGGAATTGTGATAGTGAAAAAATTATTAGATTCATCATACGCACAAGGAAAATATCCTACTCTGATTAAACAACTATCTGAATCTATTTGAGGAACTTGCCAGCTAAAACTATTATAAGGGGATGGTAAGTTATCGCTAATAACTGACCAGTTCATTCCTGCATCAGATGAATACCACAATTTTCCTGGAGGTAAAAAACTATTTGTCCATGTAATTAGAAAATTTTCACCGCTAATTAATGTTTCTCCACCGTTAGGTGATACAACTTGATATGTTGGCCAGGAGAGAGGTCCGTCATATTGAACACCTAAGATAATTTTATCAAGCGAGTCGATGTAATAAGTTGCCGGATTCCCGAAATCAATTGTTTGCAAAGTGTGTCCTGAATATGGATTAATAAATGTTACAGAATATATCATTTGCCAATCCCAAATAATTTCTATCGAGTAACCTGATTCAATATCAACTAAATATTCATGATAATCAGGTCGTCCACAACCAAACCGAAAATCTTTCTTCGTATAAATGGAAGTATCTGAAGGCAATTGAAATCGAACTCCAAAAGTTCCTGGAACCTGAGGAACGATCACTTCACCAAGTGTAGGATCCAGACTATCAGTTGCAAAAGAATCATAACCCAAAATTAACGTATCGGGTGTGATTCCCAATTCTAAAAAAATGAATGGTGATTCAAAATGTACAGGATTTTGCGAAAGTATTTTTGTCGAAATAAAAATTACAATCAGGATAATCTTTTTCATTATCAATCTCTGGATTTTTTCTGCAAACTAAATAATTATTTCAACCAAAAGCAAGGATTAGAGTAATTTTGTTTATTTTTCGCCCAGAATGAAAACAAAACTTGACATCGCAAAAAGCTGGCTTCACAGATACACCGGAACGAAGATAGATGAGTTTGGCGATTATATGCTGCTCACAAACTTTGCAGACTATGTTGAAAAATTTGCAAAAAAATTTAATACAGAAATCAAAGGCACCGGGAGACCTATGCAGACAGCTACAAACTCAGATGGTCTTTCAATAATTAATTTTGGTATTGGGTCAGCAAATGCTGCAACAATAATGGATCTGCTTTCTGCCCGCGCACCTAAAGGTGTTTTGTTTCTTGGTAAATGCGGCGGACTTAAAAGATCAACTGAGCTTGGACATTTTATTCTTCCAACTGCAGCAATCAGAGGCGAAGGAACAAGCAACGATTACAAACCACCAGAGGTTCCTGCACTTCCATCTTTTAAGCTGCATAAATTTGTTTCTGATAAAATTGTTCAAAGAGGTTTTGAATACAGAACCGGTGTTGTTTATACAACCAACCGGCGGCTTTGGGAATGGGATGATGAGTTTAAAAATTATTTGCGCAAACTTTCCACAATTGCAATTGATATGGAAACTGCAACTCTCTTTATTGTCGGATTGGTAAATGAAATTCCACGCGGTGCTTTGCTTTTAGTATCTGATATTCCAATGCTTCCCGAAGGTGTGAAAACTGAAGAATCAGATAAAGAGGTAACTCTAAAATATTCTGACGTTCATCTTGAAATTGGTATCGAAGCAATGACAGAAATCGGCGAAAAGGGTGAACACATTAAACATTTTACATTTTAAGTTACAGTACCTGCTGAGATCTTTTCTGCAGATCGCTCGCTTTTTTAATGTATCGTTCAACAAACCAGCATAAACATAACCATACTAATCCCAAAGACCATCCGGCAACTACATCTTTTAGTGAATGAATTCCTGGTAGTATTCTGCTGATTCCAATTAAAATTATTAGAACAACCCCTGATATAATAGTCAATCTTTTTGTTTTACTTGAATGTTGTCTTCTGGAAATCGTAACAGCGAGTGTCAGATAGAAGATTGTTCCCATCATTGCATGCCCGCTTGGCAATTTATATTCAGTTGCATTGAAAAAATCGAATTGCTCTGACTGAACATCCGGGGCAAAAAAATATTTCGCAATGAGCAAAATCAAGCCGCCTCCAACTATAATAAAAACTAACCTCCATAATCTTTTTGATTGTTTGCGCAGGTTGTAGTAGATAAGAATAATTGTCATGAATGTTAATAAGACTGGTAATCCTGCGAGTGCAGCTACATCACGATTTATACCGATGAACCATTCGGGACCATACCAGAGGCTCCATTTATTTGTATATCCAAGCTGTCTCAAAAGATAATGTGATACGTAAGTTGAAAGCGTATCTAAAAAACCTAATGCAGTTAAAACAAAAATTATTAGGCTGAGTGCAAATATGAATAAGGCTTTAAAACTGGTTTGTTTCTCAGGTTTTTCGTCGAATGCGCGCAAATTTTCGAGATATGATTGATTTTCAAGATTCATTTTTTAAGTTGATTTTTTGGAACTCAAAAATAAAAAAATAACAGTAATAATCTCAGATAATTCTTCAATTAAAGTTGGTAAATATTTGTTGATGTATCGAATGAAATTCAAGAAGAATATTCCGTGATTTATGGTAATTAAAAAGGTACATTATTTAATAAAATTATTTTTAAAGTTTGTTAAGTTGTAATCTGAGATATAATGAAATCAGTATTAAGATGAATATTTATATCGCTTTTACAACTTTTTATGTTATGAATTATCTGAAAGGAAAAAAAATGTTACGAATGCTCATCCCTTTATTAATGATATTAATATTATTTATCAGTTGTTCTACAGAACCAAAATTATCAGATGGATTTGGCTATTTACCGGAAACGGTTTCACCGGGAGAAGAAGTTACAATTTTTTATAATCCGGATAGCACAATACTTGCCGGAGAAGATAGTATTCAATGTTTAGCTTACCTTTTTAACAAAGATCTGATTAATACCGTTGATGTAACTTTAAAAGCTGAAAAAAAATATCTGAAAGGTACAGTTCAAACAAATGACAGCACATTTGGATTGATATTAAAATTTAAATCAGATGATCTGACCGATAATAATCAAAAAGCTGGTTATGTTATTTATTTGACAGACAAAAACGGGAAGCAGCTTCCTGGAAGTTTAGCCGGCTATGCAGTGGCAATTAACAGTTGGGGTGCGTACTATCTTGATTTAGACAGGAATAAGGATAAAGCACTTCAATTATTTGATGAAGAATTTAAAAATAATCCTGATCAGAAAAATAATTTCCTCCAGCCATATTTTAATGTTGTTTATGCTGTAAAGAATAAAGATAGTGATGTAATTATTAACGATGATTTAGCTAATCTGGGAAAAAAAGAAAATAAAACTGAAGAAGATTATACTGTATTAGCTGCATGGTATTCAAAACTTGGCGAAGATAAAAAAGCAATAGAATATGAAAAAATTATTTCGGAAAAATATCCGCTGTCTGAATATATTCAGTCAAAGAAATATTCTGAATTCAGACAACTCGTTGATGTAAATGATAAAATAAATTTTCTAAAAGAATTCGAAAAAAATTATCCTGAAAGTCAATACATAGAACCGATGTATGATATAATTACAAACTATTACAGGGATACAAAAGATTACAAAAAAGCTTTTGATTTTCTTACCGAAAATCAAAATAAAGTCA is from Ignavibacteriota bacterium and encodes:
- a CDS encoding T9SS type A sorting domain-containing protein: MNWSVISDNLPSPYNSFSWQVPQIDSDSCLIRVGYFPCAYDESNNFFTITIPNNVEDEMDLPTEFSLSQNYPNPFNPTTKIKFTIPASLNPFKGGTLVQLRVYDILGREVKVLVNEEKQSGVYEIEFDGSSLSGGVYFYRLTARDPSTGSGQRFSETKKLVLIK
- a CDS encoding AMP nucleosidase — protein: MKTKLDIAKSWLHRYTGTKIDEFGDYMLLTNFADYVEKFAKKFNTEIKGTGRPMQTATNSDGLSIINFGIGSANAATIMDLLSARAPKGVLFLGKCGGLKRSTELGHFILPTAAIRGEGTSNDYKPPEVPALPSFKLHKFVSDKIVQRGFEYRTGVVYTTNRRLWEWDDEFKNYLRKLSTIAIDMETATLFIVGLVNEIPRGALLLVSDIPMLPEGVKTEESDKEVTLKYSDVHLEIGIEAMTEIGEKGEHIKHFTF
- a CDS encoding phosphatase PAP2 family protein encodes the protein MNLENQSYLENLRAFDEKPEKQTSFKALFIFALSLIIFVLTALGFLDTLSTYVSHYLLRQLGYTNKWSLWYGPEWFIGINRDVAALAGLPVLLTFMTIILIYYNLRKQSKRLWRLVFIIVGGGLILLIAKYFFAPDVQSEQFDFFNATEYKLPSGHAMMGTIFYLTLAVTISRRQHSSKTKRLTIISGVVLIILIGISRILPGIHSLKDVVAGWSLGLVWLCLCWFVERYIKKASDLQKRSQQVL
- a CDS encoding TlpA family protein disulfide reductase; protein product: MNIYIAFTTFYVMNYLKGKKMLRMLIPLLMILILFISCSTEPKLSDGFGYLPETVSPGEEVTIFYNPDSTILAGEDSIQCLAYLFNKDLINTVDVTLKAEKKYLKGTVQTNDSTFGLILKFKSDDLTDNNQKAGYVIYLTDKNGKQLPGSLAGYAVAINSWGAYYLDLDRNKDKALQLFDEEFKNNPDQKNNFLQPYFNVVYAVKNKDSDVIINDDLANLGKKENKTEEDYTVLAAWYSKLGEDKKAIEYEKIISEKYPLSEYIQSKKYSEFRQLVDVNDKINFLKEFEKNYPESQYIEPMYDIITNYYRDTKDYKKAFDFLTENQNKVSTFRFYSVADRMLKEDADYDLAFQIINLGELRNREEVTSPKGEKPKYYSESEWLQDRRYMLGLTLFVEAQLLNKMGDEHNECLALSEEAVNLTRGRETDINIFYAKILVKDGEYDKAISKIGEFYKTGFSSPKMKEYLLEAYIGQKGSDAGFEDFAAKFESAGNEKLNQKLKKDLISEPAPDFTLLDVDGRKISLSELKGKVVVLDFWATWCGPCLASFPGMKKAVEIYQDDSNVKFLFVNTWERVDNVKQNAIDFIKKNNYPFHVLLDDKNEVIEKYKVSGIPTKFIIDKNSNIRFMNVGFEGSDDQLVSELSAMISMVQ